Proteins from one Penaeus vannamei isolate JL-2024 chromosome 8, ASM4276789v1, whole genome shotgun sequence genomic window:
- the RagC-D gene encoding ras-related GTP-binding protein C isoform X2 codes for MASYTQEDDDHYRSEFSSSYVVGSFPKDFVYGPDDPDQDITTILSPDQKPKILLMGLRRSGKSSIQKVVFHKMTPNETLFLESTNKIESENISNSSFVQFKILDFPGQIDFFEPSFDSEKIFGGQGALVFVIDAQDDYMEALQRLHQTVLRAHKVNPHLRFEVFIHKVDGLSDDTKIETQRDIHQRANDDLIDAGMEQIHLSFYLTSIYDHSIFEAFSKVVQKLIPQLPTLENLLNIFISNSGIEKAFLFDVLSKIYIATDSSPVDMQSYELCCEMIDVVIDISDIYGKDEGVQVQFDKESSSIIKLNNQTILYLREVSRYLALVCILREDNFDRQGLIDYNFLCFRNAIQEVFDVRTNQLQQLNHNTSTPHHQTNHTNGPTS; via the exons GCATCCTACACCCAAGAGGATGATGACCACTACCGCTCGGAGTTCAGCTCCAGCTATGTGGTGGGATCCTTCCCCAAAGACTTTGTGTATGGCCCAGACGACCCTGACCAggacatcaccaccatcctctcgCCCGACCAGAAGCCTAAGATCCTGCTTATGGGTCTCCGgag GAGCGGAAAGTCCTCCATACAGAAGGTCGTATTCCACAAGATGACCCCCAATGAGACACTGTTCCTGGAATCGACCAACAAAATAGAATCTGAAAATATCTCCAATTCATCCTTTGTGCAGTTCAAAATCTTGGACTTTCCGGGACAGATCGACTTCTTTGAGCCTTCCTTTGATTCCGAGAAGATTTTTGGGGGCCAGGGAGCCCTAGTCTTCGTTATAGATGCACAA GATGATTACATGGAAGCCCTACAGCGGTTACACCAGACAGTCCTAAGAGCACACAAAGTGAATCCACATCTACGATTCGAGGTGTTTATTCACAAGGTCGACGGCCTATCGGATGACACCAAGATAGAAACCCAGCGAGATATCCACCAGAGAGCCAATGATGATCTCATAGATGCAG GCATGGAACAGATTCACCTCAGCTTCTATTTAACTTCCATTTATGACCATAGTATATTTGAAGCCTTTAGTAAAGTTGTACAGAAACTGATCCCTCAGTTACCAACACTGGAAAACCTCCTGAACATCTTTATATCC aaTTCTGGAATAGAAAAGGCTTTCCTGTTTGATGTGCTCTCCAAAATCTACATAGCCACTGATTCTTCGCCAGTAGACATGCAGAGCTATGAATTGTGTTGTGAAATGATagatgttgttattgatatctctGACATCTATGG AAAAGATGAAGGAGTGCAAGTCCAGTTTGACAAGGAGAGTTCCAGCATCATCAAGCTGAATAACCAGACGATTCTCTATTTACGAGAAGTTAGCCGATATTTAGCCCTAGTTTGCATACTTCGAGAGGACAACTTTGACAGACAAG GTCTGATCGACTACAACTTCCTCTGCTTCCGAAATGCAATCCAGGAGGTGTTTGATGTGCGAACCAACCAGCTGCAGCAGCTGAACCACAACACCTCCACGCCACACCACCAGACCAACCACACGAATGGCCCTACGTCCTAG
- the RagC-D gene encoding ras-related GTP-binding protein C isoform X1, translating into MDCAASYTQEDDDHYRSEFSSSYVVGSFPKDFVYGPDDPDQDITTILSPDQKPKILLMGLRRSGKSSIQKVVFHKMTPNETLFLESTNKIESENISNSSFVQFKILDFPGQIDFFEPSFDSEKIFGGQGALVFVIDAQDDYMEALQRLHQTVLRAHKVNPHLRFEVFIHKVDGLSDDTKIETQRDIHQRANDDLIDAGMEQIHLSFYLTSIYDHSIFEAFSKVVQKLIPQLPTLENLLNIFISNSGIEKAFLFDVLSKIYIATDSSPVDMQSYELCCEMIDVVIDISDIYGKDEGVQVQFDKESSSIIKLNNQTILYLREVSRYLALVCILREDNFDRQGLIDYNFLCFRNAIQEVFDVRTNQLQQLNHNTSTPHHQTNHTNGPTS; encoded by the exons GCATCCTACACCCAAGAGGATGATGACCACTACCGCTCGGAGTTCAGCTCCAGCTATGTGGTGGGATCCTTCCCCAAAGACTTTGTGTATGGCCCAGACGACCCTGACCAggacatcaccaccatcctctcgCCCGACCAGAAGCCTAAGATCCTGCTTATGGGTCTCCGgag GAGCGGAAAGTCCTCCATACAGAAGGTCGTATTCCACAAGATGACCCCCAATGAGACACTGTTCCTGGAATCGACCAACAAAATAGAATCTGAAAATATCTCCAATTCATCCTTTGTGCAGTTCAAAATCTTGGACTTTCCGGGACAGATCGACTTCTTTGAGCCTTCCTTTGATTCCGAGAAGATTTTTGGGGGCCAGGGAGCCCTAGTCTTCGTTATAGATGCACAA GATGATTACATGGAAGCCCTACAGCGGTTACACCAGACAGTCCTAAGAGCACACAAAGTGAATCCACATCTACGATTCGAGGTGTTTATTCACAAGGTCGACGGCCTATCGGATGACACCAAGATAGAAACCCAGCGAGATATCCACCAGAGAGCCAATGATGATCTCATAGATGCAG GCATGGAACAGATTCACCTCAGCTTCTATTTAACTTCCATTTATGACCATAGTATATTTGAAGCCTTTAGTAAAGTTGTACAGAAACTGATCCCTCAGTTACCAACACTGGAAAACCTCCTGAACATCTTTATATCC aaTTCTGGAATAGAAAAGGCTTTCCTGTTTGATGTGCTCTCCAAAATCTACATAGCCACTGATTCTTCGCCAGTAGACATGCAGAGCTATGAATTGTGTTGTGAAATGATagatgttgttattgatatctctGACATCTATGG AAAAGATGAAGGAGTGCAAGTCCAGTTTGACAAGGAGAGTTCCAGCATCATCAAGCTGAATAACCAGACGATTCTCTATTTACGAGAAGTTAGCCGATATTTAGCCCTAGTTTGCATACTTCGAGAGGACAACTTTGACAGACAAG GTCTGATCGACTACAACTTCCTCTGCTTCCGAAATGCAATCCAGGAGGTGTTTGATGTGCGAACCAACCAGCTGCAGCAGCTGAACCACAACACCTCCACGCCACACCACCAGACCAACCACACGAATGGCCCTACGTCCTAG